GGAATCAGCGACCGAATGAATTCCAAACGAATAACGTTTCTTTAATTCGCGGGCCTGATTGCTTTTCTCCTTCGAAGACTCTTCGTAATCACGCGACGTTTTAACGAGTCGTCGACCCACTCCACGAGCCTCCGATCCTCCACGGTTGCCATCGTCCTAATACAGTCAGCTACGTCGAATCATTAACTGGAAAGAATTTTCGCGGGACTGAAAAGTAGTAAACGGCGACACATGACGTTCACGCGATTCCTCGAAGCGTTTACACGCTCGTTCGTAAATATCGACCCTAGATTACTGGGTCACCGAGAGCACAGCCGCGAATCGGCTTGCAACCGTGGAAAATCTTGCAAGCTAGACGGATTCCACGGCTCTGACTGCGCGATAGAaggatcctttttttttcccttcgtaGCAATATTGAAATGTAGACACGGATCGATTCTTATTTCGACACCGTTCGCCTCCTAATATCCGACAATCACGAGAACCAGTTTTCGTTTTCTCTGTTACTTTTTTCACGAATACGGTTCGTTTTGTCTCCATCCATATCGTAATCAACGACTCGACGCAAGGCATAAGATTAATTAGTCGCGATAAGCTGATTTCTCTTGCTTATTCCCTGTTCGAATACCGACAGATTGAATCACGCGTAAGAATGGTTGTTATAATAGTTTGGGAGACAGCGTTGATTTCCATCATTAGCGTTCATAATACAAAAGATAAATTCTGGGTTAGCTCGAATTTCAGCGAGTTTGATTACCTTGCTCGTTATCTGATAATTATACATTATAAACGGAATATTAGTTTCCCGACTGGATGGAATCGCAGGCTTCTCAGCGCATTTGAAACGTGAAACAGACTCGAATATATCGTCTATCGAATGGAACGCGACTTGGCTCTGTACTTTTGATTTTCTTGCCACGATGAGATTAAAATATCCTCTAACCAGTATAAATTTAGTCCAGCTTTGACTCACCGGTGGAACTAAAAAGGCTCCTGACCTATCgcaaatgattaaaattttcttttaattgtttttcGAAAAGCTGACGaacgaaaatgaaagaaacgtaGGGAATTATCTGGGCAAAACTTTAAATAGCTTCCTCGCGATTCTTCTCTGTTGCTCGGCAATCGCCGGGGCGATAAAAAGGCTGAGTTTACAAAGCAGCCGTTATTCTTTTAAGGGCGAGGGCAATTTCCTTCTGGAACGTGGAAACGTTCTGCTACGAATTTCGCGATCGTAAATGCAAATAACTCGAGATTAGAGAGTTCGATCGTTGGCCGAGATTACCTGCCACAAAAATTCTGAAGCTTCTCTTTAAAGAAGAGAAGGTAGCCGAGACTCGGGTATATTTAGACGCACTCGCACTCTCGTTTCTCACGTGTAGCCGAAAATTAGCACGTTTTAGGGTCAAGGAAAGAGACGTAAACGTAGATGATTCCACGAGTTCGTTCGATTTTCTAATTTCCAGAAATGCGTTCACTGCTGCTTCCTCAATGAATCAGCACCGAACTGCATTCATCCCGGAACGTTTCTGAATACTTTCAGTGGTCACGAGCCAGACGACTCTatttactttgagctgaattccGTCAGATTCACGGAATGAAATACGCGATGTCAAAAGGTAGAAGCTTTCCAGGAGATTTAGGAATGATTCTGACAGAAATTCGAAACAGTTCTAATTTTTGAAATCCTAACTGAAGTTGCCGTGATGCTTCTGCCTCGTTGATTTTTGGCTTTGATTAGTCAGTAAATAAGTCCCTTTGATAAAGTATTTTGATATTTGGCAGTAAACTCCAGTTTTCCTCATCAGGGAAACGAGTATTCTATACATTTGTATTTTCAAAATAGTTCCATCGAAGTAGAAATTGCAACGTCCTAGTTGACTATCGCGATCCATTTAAATGGACAAGGAGGATGTTGAAATTCGAAGGGTATGACAAATAGGATAGTTTCGAAAATGGAAGGGAAAGTATAGAAGAGCGACACAGGTAAAGGACAGTAACCGCGAGGTGGAATCCAAGCAGAAAGTGTTTCTCTGGGCGTACAGTGGAAACTGCGATCGCTGTTAAGCGGATTTACGATCGCACGTGCGGACGTTTCACGGGCACAGCCGAGCAGATAATGACGTTAAGAGGATCCGAGAGCTTGCGGTGGTCCGTGTGTTCACCTACAAGCACCGTTCTAACGAAAAGTATGCGACTAACGTCCGATAAATCTTTGTACTTTCAACCGACACGATTCCGTCGACTAAAAATACCAGTCGCGCGGAATTGTTCCGAGCGAGCAAACAAAAATTCCTCGATTGTATCGCGAACAACGTAGCATCGAACGATGAATTAATTTCCAGGATGCAGGGAAATCGATCGAGCTTAACGCGGGCCATGAAGTGGCGAATTCATCGACGTAGTTGCCAAATGAACGTaattaatgaaacgcgatagTTGAAGCATGATACCGATTGGGAATTCTGTTTCAGTTACTTGGAGATATACAACGAGAGGGTAAGGGATCTTTTGAAGCCGTCCTCGAGTACAACGGGACTGAGAGTTCGCGAGCATCCTCGACTCGGCCCTTATGTCCAAGGTAGCGGAAATCGAAGACATCATTTCCGATCGCTGGCAATTTCGATAATTGCCATTCAGAGGAAGCTCGGATCCTCTTCGATTTCGCTGTTGGAAACTTCCAGTCTGACTCTTGTTATTTTAGGTTTGACGCATCACGTGGTCCGCAGACTGGGGTCGTTGATGTCCTACGTGGAGGAAGGGACAAAGGCCCGGAAGACAGCGTCGACGTTGCAGAATCCGAGCAGCAGCCGCAGCCACGCTTTGCTTACGATCGGCCTGACCGAGGAGACGCCAAGCGTCGCGAGTGGCGCCGTTACATCGCCGTCTACGTCCACGAGGAGGAACGAGATCTCTCCACGAGCTGGTAGTAAACTACGCTTGGTCGATTTGGCGGGCAGCGAGAGTGCAGCCACGTGCAGCGGCGTTCATCGACTGAAGGTGAGTCACTTACTAAAAATAATATCCAAGCCAGAAACGGAAATCGATAATCTTGGGAAGCTTTTCGAGCAGGTAAGAAATCAGAAAACGCAACAATTGCTGAATTTCCTTCACGGGGGTTGTTGATCGACTTGCATCATTCCACCAATCGATTTGTTATCGATAGAAAAATCCTCGAAATTCTTTGTTTACCTCGAAACATGAGAAAACACatggttgaaaaagaaaaagattgtaACTCGTGTCTTTGCAGGAGGGTGCGAATATAAACAAGAGTCTAGTGGCTCTAGGGAACGTAATATCAGCCCTCGCGGAGAGAGGCTCGACCGGAAGTGGTCCAGGCAGAAGGTTCATCCCTTATAGAGATTCTTCGCTTACTTGGCTGTTGAAGGACGCACTTGgcggaaatgccactaccattATGCTCGCCAGTAAGTGTCTTCCCTTTGATCTTCCCTTCTTCTGCTCTCACTTTTACCACCCTTACGATCCTCACTCTCCTCCCTTATCTCTCAATTCCTCTTCTCctacattatatttatttttagaagatGCCCTCTTCTCGTGTATCCACTTAAACGATGATTTACACGTTCAACGAGCAGTTTTACTCCCTTTACAACCATCAATCCATTGTTAACCCTTAACTGTTACGATCGAAGTTTCATCATTCTCGGAATTTCCAGTTAGTGTCATTTATTAATCGACTGAGTAGGCTGCTCCAGGATCTCACCGTAGCAATTAAGGATTAATGCAGTTTACTTTTCTTCCAGATTCACCCTCTCGATCATCTCCGTTCCTGTTCCATTAGAAACGTCGTTATTATTCCATTTCATCCCTGTTTCCCAACCTGATTGCTCTACGATCGCGATATTTAATTCGAGAAGACGACTCAGCTTCCCTGAcgcgacaaaaaaaaaaaattgacagtCGTTTTTTTCCACCCTTCCTTGACTCCCTACCACCATCCCTCCGTCGTCACTTAACTCCAGCTTTCCGTAAATTTCACTTAATTGCCAGAgaagaattattatcgcgagccTCTGATTCATGAAATTATCCTCGCGATAGCCGAGCACAGACTCGAGCCGGATGGTAATTGGTTTAAATGCTTTTCCAGGCGAGCTAAGGCGCGGAGATTAAAATTCGATAAGCGTAGCGGGCGCGAAAGCGTAGCGACGGGAATCGGTAAATACGAAATCCTTTAAGCTTTGTCGAAGTAGCAGTTAAAGCCAGctgatttcatttcattttttctttccgcGGCGTTAGATGACGGCATTAGAGTATTCTTGGAGTCATTCTAGATGTCTCGTAGATGGACGTACAAAATTCTTCGTACACGTAGTTAGATTATACATAGCACGTACACTATTATTCAAAAGTAATTAAGACAGAATCACATCCTTAATGTTCCATCAAAGTATCTTACACCCCTTTTGAATCACCCTGTACGATCTTCATCCCAGATACGAGAGGCATCTCGTTCATCTAAGAACGTATAATAACATCCAAATAGAAAAACGAATTACTAATTAACGTTCTACGATCGATATGTATTCCTAGGTTGACCGCATTGCGTATATAATTAATCCGGGGGTGAAATATTCGAAACCGCTGATCATCGACGACCAATTGAATTGCTAATAACATTCGGGTTTATTATCAACCGGCctccatgtatgtttaataTTCAATGTTCTATTCGCGATTGAATCAAACGATCGACAGCTTTTATGTTTCGACACTTGATAGAATTAAAATTGTCTGCCAGTCGGCGACGCTTCTCGTTTCACAGACGAACGGCCTCCGAAAATTCGGCCGactttttgaaaattcctgtcGTTTCACGCTGTACGACAAAATAAACGTTTATTCGATTGATCTACCCACCCTGAAATTCAATTAGTCACATTGTGTCGTTTGCGAGTGATTGCGAGAGGGGAGAATTGATTCGAGGTAATATTTTATCCGGTACAACGGGTCGGCACGATTAATTATCGAGTCGCTTATCATCGTTATACACGGCACTCGTCGTCGACAGAAAAAAAATGTGTAGTTTAACTCTTTCTATTGGAAAAATTCGGCTGATAGACGAGCATAGAATTTGTTCCTATGGGAGAATAGTTTAGGTGGCATAAATATGATTTCAATATACAACCTGTGTTTACCTGTGTTGCTTGCAGCGATCTCGCCAGCAAGCGGAAGTTACAACGAGACAGCGCACACCCTGCGGTTCGCGCAAAGGGCGCAAAGCGTGGTCAATCGGCCGGTGGTCAACGAGGATCCCGTGGCGAGGATCATTCGCGACCTGAGGGCTGAAGTGGCAAGGCTGAAGTCCTTGTTAGTGGAAAAGGCAAGTATTTCTGttagaatatttaatttacaaaagtTTCAAAAATTCCCCAAGCTCTGCAATCGAATAATAAATTACTAATCGAGATACGCGTAAAAGGAAATGATAATGAAAGTAATACGTAACAAAGATCAAATATGGAAACAGAAATATGGATACAAAATCATTGAACCAATTTATTCGGCACTCAACCGATTGCAAAATCTCGTCGTTTACCTAGAAGCTGAATCCGGAGATTGGTTCACGGACCAACGGGTATAAATCGGGCAAGTTTATTATCGGTCCTGGAAACCAGTATAAACTCGTATCGTCGAACCGTCATTACGCAAATGAAATGCATGAATCGTTTATTTGATGCTCATTGAGCGACCACTGACTCCGCCCCTTCCCACGATGCTCCATCTGAACGATTGCTGATAAAATACACGGTTCGCAGGTGTTGCCGTACGTTTAACAGAGATATTCTCGTTTCCATTTCCAGATTTTACAATATTCTTGCGTTACGTAATTGCTCATTAATTAGCTCCATGGAATATCACTGCTACCCGACCATTATCCTTTCTATTATTCCTATCGGTCATCAATTTTCACCAATCATTTCCATCTACGATAATTACTGTCGTTATTTTACAGAATATCGAGCCGAGTATTAAGGCATTGTGCGATTGCTATAAAAATCAGCTGCTGGATTCGATCAACCAACAATCGAATAAAGGAACCGAAGTTGAAGACTCGGAATCAATCAAAACGTCCAAGAAAGAAGGCACGGAAATAAAAGGATCGAAAGAAGATGAAGGGTTGAAGGTGGACGACCACAAAGGGTCCACGTGTCTGCCTACTTTTCGAAGATCCAATTCAACCGACAGCGTGATCGTTTGCGAAGCTGATTCTTCCATAAAGAAGTTCAGTTCGTTCGAATCCTTAACGACGGCCGATCGTTTCGCAGGGAATTACAAACGCGCGCGAGTGACGGAACTGAACGACGAGGAGGACGAAGCGAGGGAGATCCACGAGTCGGTGTTCGTCGATATTCCGACGTTGGTGGCGGTTCTCATCAAGCCGGACGATAATCTTCAAGAAACGTCCGCGCAGATCGAGGAGATTTGTTCGGACGAGGTTGCCGAGGACTCGATCGAGTTCATCGAGGCAGCTAACGATCGTGAGACGTTCGAAGACCCGGAGAAACTCGACGGCGTCGATCACGACGAGCGAAGTAGCTCCGTTAACTCGTGTCACGCGTCCGGCGACAACGAGCTCGATGCGTATCAACAACCGGTCTCTTCAAGTTCGAGTACGGTGTCCAAACTCAGGCAGAAGCCAAAATTCCGCAAGCAGGACTCGGTAGACATACTGTCCCCTTCGATTTCATCGAACTTGCATACGTCGAAGAGGTTCGGTTCAGTGGAGACGATcctgaagaggaagaaagagccTGTATTCTCTTTGGAGAGGTCTCATACGAATTTAGAGAAGCGTCAGACGCTTGGAGGGAAGAAATTGAACAATATTCGAGAGATAGAAGATCAACAACTCTGTACTGGGTCAAATTGGAGGGGAAGCAAGGATCAGCTTCAGAGGAAAGGCAGCAACGAGTCTGACAAGAGTCTGAAGGAAAAGACGAAGAATCACGCGAGGAAGCCGAGTTTAGAGAACTTGAAGAGGAAGACCAGTAAGGATAGCAGCTCGAGCAGCTCGAAGGACGAACAGATTTTGATTTCAAGCCTGGCGAGAGATAAATTACTGCGCAGGAAGAGCTCCATAGAGCAGGAAGCAACGTCTATCAGGTCGCACACGCCCATACAGCGTGTGAAACGAGCCGAAATCGTGGCTGCGGTTACCGAGAGACTGTACTCGAGCAGGAAACCTGCCGAGGATGTTCCCGAGGTCCGTTCTCCGCCAGAGAACGCGAACGTCAAGTCGCTGGCGAAGATGAAATTGCAGGAGATCTCAAGGAAGATGCTGGGGAAACGTAGACGAGTCTGCGTGGAGACGCAGACCGAGTGTTTGCAGACTGTACGTTTAAAGGACACTGCTTCCTTAACGGAAACGCCTAAGATTCTTTGCAAGGACGTCGGGGTGTTAACCGACGATCACGTGGGCTGCGAACAGCTGATGGTTCGAAAGACACCGATCCTCCGAGTGAAGGAAATCGCTACCTTGACGGACAAGCCGAAGACGAGCATCGTCAGGTGCAAGGACGTGGCCAGTCTAGCGAACGACCTCGAGGAGTTCGATTACGAGTTCCATTCGCCTCGCAACGATTCTGGAATCCTCTCGGACGACACTCAAAACTACGCCGAGAGTAATCTATCCAGCACAGAGGTGTCCGATCTTTGCCCGGAAACCGATCGCAGAGTTTACACAGAAAGTTCGACCAACACGGTAGTCTTTTCACCCTGTCGCAGTTTCGCGGTTCAAACACCGCGACCGGAATCATTCAACCAACAACCGACAGAGAACAAGACCCTAGTTTGCCTGAGACAGTGTTGCAATTCCATTGAAAGCTCTCAGAGTCGATCGACAAGTGGAAATATAGAGAAGAATGTAATTAGCATATCGCTACCAGACACCCTCAACATCGTCATCGAAACGAGAAATGCTTTAGAATCCAAGGTCTCGGTTACCGACAACGATTCCTCCAAAGAGAAGCTGAAATCTAATCGAAAGGAATGCGAGACTCAGACCGAAGAATCGAACGAGGCTGTTCCTTCGAAGGATGCAGGTAGATCGATCCTTAGTCAGACGGACGGAAGGGTGTTCAGGATCGAGAACATCTTTCAGGACCCTAACAACGTGTCCAACGGGTCGGCCAGAGTAGACGTGGTTGCGGATCGAACAGAGGGTACGAGGAATTCCATTACTTTCAGGAATTCCCTGGGGACATCGTACGTGTTCGAAGGCAAGCAGGGAGAGCCGGGAGGAGACAGGCTTCACGGTGAAGGATTTATCAGGGACGGATTAATCACCGAGGCGTTTATCACCAGGAAGCGTAGTTTTAATTTCAAAAGAGCACCTAGCACGATCGTTTACCGGAATCCATGGAGGAACTGGTCGTTCTCCGATCCACTGGCCAACGCAATTCATTCGATCGATCGCGCGAAAGGGTCGACGACGACACCGTCTTCCTGGCAACCGCAGACCGACGAAATTCCAGCGGTCAGCACAAATTTGTCGCTCGAGGAAAACAATGGTGTGTTGCGACAATGTCAGACGGAACCTGAAGAGATCAACGTCGAAGGAATCTCTCAGATAAAGCCTTCTTCCAGCAACGATCACGATCACGGTTTCTCCGATGATAGTCTCGATTACAATGAGATCAATGCTTCTACCGAATCATCTACCAAATTGAAACAGATGACTGAAAAGCGTGAGAGCTTCTGTCCACCTGACGTGGTGGCGCATACCAAGAAGGACTGTTCAAAATCAATCGAATCGGAGAAGGTGGAGCCGGAGGAAGATTTCGAGGATAGTCAAGTAGAATTCCCGAAGAAAAACCCAGTGGAAT
The sequence above is a segment of the Osmia lignaria lignaria isolate PbOS001 chromosome 12, iyOsmLign1, whole genome shotgun sequence genome. Coding sequences within it:
- the LOC117603054 gene encoding uncharacterized protein LOC117603054 isoform X4; amino-acid sequence: MSYVEEGTKARKTASTLQNPSSSRSHALLTIGLTEETPSVASGAVTSPSTSTRRNEISPRAGSKLRLVDLAGSESAATCSGVHRLKEGANINKSLVALGNVISALAERGSTGSGPGRRFIPYRDSSLTWLLKDALGGNATTIMLATISPASGSYNETAHTLRFAQRAQSVVNRPVVNEDPVARIIRDLRAEVARLKSLLVEKNIEPSIKALCDCYKNQLLDSINQQSNKGTEVEDSESIKTSKKEGTEIKGSKEDEGLKVDDHKGSTCLPTFRRSNSTDSVIVCEADSSIKKFSSFESLTTADRFAGNYKRARVTELNDEEDEAREIHESVFVDIPTLVAVLIKPDDNLQETSAQIEEICSDEVAEDSIEFIEAANDRETFEDPEKLDGVDHDERSSSVNSCHASGDNELDAYQQPVSSSSSTVSKLRQKPKFRKQDSVDILSPSISSNLHTSKRFGSVETILKRKKEPVFSLERSHTNLEKRQTLGGKKLNNIREIEDQQLCTGSNWRGSKDQLQRKGSNESDKSLKEKTKNHARKPSLENLKRKTSKDSSSSSSKDEQILISSLARDKLLRRKSSIEQEATSIRSHTPIQRVKRAEIVAAVTERLYSSRKPAEDVPEVRSPPENANVKSLAKMKLQEISRKMLGKRRRVCVETQTECLQTVRLKDTASLTETPKILCKDVGVLTDDHVGCEQLMVRKTPILRVKEIATLTDKPKTSIVRCKDVASLANDLEEFDYEFHSPRNDSGILSDDTQNYAESNLSSTEVSDLCPETDRRVYTESSTNTVVFSPCRSFAVQTPRPESFNQQPTENKTLVCLRQCCNSIESSQSRSTSGNIEKNVISISLPDTLNIVIETRNALESKVSVTDNDSSKEKLKSNRKECETQTEESNEAVPSKDAGRSILSQTDGRVFRIENIFQDPNNVSNGSARVDVVADRTEGTRNSITFRNSLGTSYVFEGKQGEPGGDRLHGEGFIRDGLITEAFITRKRSFNFKRAPSTIVYRNPWRNWSFSDPLANAIHSIDRAKGSTTTPSSWQPQTDEIPAVSTNLSLEENNGVLRQCQTEPEEINVEGISQIKPSSSNDHDHGFSDDSLDYNEINASTESSTKLKQMTEKRESFCPPDVVAHTKKDCSKSIESEKVEPEEDFEDSQVEFPKKNPVESIEPTKIHDYKSLILGRSCYNYEEVNEESDGSTSRVNNIGKKKVSFSSSSVPQNKVDRNQSLKPTLKSIIKKRRKKNVSEPVETVQSSNDETDDSQQEEKASLTSETDWKGDVQSTSSEEMFREEQDVAGSSRDHKQNCKKVKFSEEELHGNTCSESDSFENPDDDEEDVSYHSPTRNILEEYLSEAMIFMRNLNSINEFVNSTSMLERNASPSHGSGGKRGSRRRSSFSDRNRDYEEPRGRRVSLKEDTDDPPSNDDIVLSTESYERCLKGIQRLEECIRRVDKHNELLREKYGVDCESAGARLSLASPSTDPRVPTTSNEFTIPPNTDDLYEQPSNVTEQLANPRLTESSQENDLEKRIFDQLMNVANSVRCGTSSKHRLSKSIGSRSQSPGSYSKFREKHNQAIRESFPGDLSGSFSLEGTSDGNDQEDVTTYEITGNLSVGRTRSMDQIVDDDLDSTMEEDFLPLRRFNSSSWSSNAKNTEARFLGLPSRTIKRDDSSKYNFPSNYETMNGSRFIDIDDSSRKSFKSFPVHRVPSSDNTRKREFHESDDYSRRIRNSGSKVCGCLKDQSDIESSSELLRLRDKLKYPGSPRARFLELLRERRRIVEYSRGTSAS